A single genomic interval of Aphidius gifuensis isolate YNYX2018 linkage group LG6, ASM1490517v1, whole genome shotgun sequence harbors:
- the LOC122859258 gene encoding chaoptin-like has protein sequence MNLCGLVKLDYGMMIINLILIFWTSMIQTHELPVEYPPCYFNPLCTCSKAIPDLGIVNCDNVPMPMIPHPINSSKVFMLQLGNNGLRHIQPQFLMNTGLYNLQIRYNPLSDIPDEAFLGLERSLWELELPYNKLVRVPSRSFRHLQKLKLLDLTGNQISSISADNWRGLENSLHYLRLGKNTIDRLPADAFSGLTVLEILDLRDNDLWEIDSSVFRDGIPHLTHLYLNGNQLTSIPYSQVSNLKRIKVLDLSYNRIYKMTHIQNEAEIRGLQISLDTLRLDWNQIEILTAGSFQHFFNVNKTYLSGNPLTIVEEGTFKNSKIRELYFIDCDLTEMTSSNLKGLEFSLELLDLSGNNITDLPNNIFQEFDFLRTLNFRENKITKISPVKVFASFQYSLYNIDLSGKINGIISLQDLRHMRNLRYLSLSKLSQTTLGPDDFNEFGMDIKELHIIQSNINEIKNHAFTNVRGIKYLNFAENSISTIENEAFSEVGHSLQILKLAHALSMNEIPSKSFKDLTNLQYLDMSNNKIRTMPDNSFHFLKRIKKIELQDNEISEIKKGTFQGDIHSTLEEIDFSFNRISNLQIHTFVDLSSMSLINLADNNIENINRRAFMNMNRLKYINLRGNKIKLIADESFQNLPDLEFLDLSYNKLTEFDFGWFDQVGTLSSFKVNSSHNSIIKLKIELSTLSTPNSMYFTSGGIIQSNIRVLDLSHNNITEIDKFYFRPVEYSLTHLYLSNNQLTNMTQLIFGNLAHLQWLDLRFNDIMEIDYDCFKNTNNIQLLLLSHNNIMDIPSESFRILKKLRILDLSYNKLRALPDNMFSDIYLESLDLSHNQFMRLPTKTLFGSASQSLAYLNIAWNLISGVHTTDAISRLRSLIYLDLSYNRLVRLDDGVFSELKNLNYLDLSHNKQLILETRGRTFHGLEDTLLILGLSNISLLSVPELPFHNLRHLYLASNELATIPAELASNLSSLHELDLSHNDLTVVPLITHTLFELKKFNLAYNPITIITNTSFLGPADSLVELDIRKLPLIIFESGAICKAGKLRTLSITAYTDIKNFNLPNLLEHNHGLRNLLIDIHNDTNLERQMKGLFPTKLFNFTFTGKKFNTIDKYILKGMKSPHLHFTLYNTSVKKISSDIFLIPKTVRNITIYLNNNELSTLENPSNGYKPGVEDKKFLMGLIMAGSHVQCDCNIGWIEGWQRKQRQYREDRCSNFPHRRYNFEIDEDNEYSCWDNGWDDDLREAFCSNKNNIPVLNALKDDIECGWSTASTNKFNYKFIIYIFSLIIIHI, from the exons ATg AATCTTTGTGGATTAGTTAAGCTAGACTATggaatgatgataattaatttgatactGATATTTTGGACATCAATGATACAAACACATGAATTACCAGTTGAATATCCACCATGTTATTTTAATCCATTGTGTACATGTTCAAAAGCAATACCAGATCTTGGAATTGTTAATTGTGATAATGTTCCAATGCCAATGATACCACAtccaattaattcatcaaaagtATTTATGTTACAACTTGGTAATAATGGATTACGTCATATTCAACcacaatttttaatgaatacag gtctgtataatttacaaattaggTATAATCCGTTATCGGATATTCCAGACGAAGCTTTTCTAGGGCTTGAAAGATCGTTGTGGGAATTAGAATTGCCATATAATAAACTTGTTCGTGTACCAAGTAGATCATTTAGACATTTACAAAAACTTAAATTACTTGATTTAACtg gaaatcaaatatcatcaatatcagcAGATAATTGGCGTGGTTTAGAAAATTCATTGCATTATTTACGTTTaggaaaaaatacaattgatagATTACCAGCAGATGCATTTTCTGGTTTAACTGTACTTGAAATATTAGATTTACGTGATAATGATTTATGGGAAATTGATTCATCAGTATTTCGTGATGGTATACCACATTTAACACATTTATATCTTAATGGTAATCAATTAACAAGTATACCATATAGTcaagtatcaaatttaaaaagaattaaagTACTTGATTTGAGTTATaatagaatttataaaatgacacATATACAAAATGAAGCTGAAATACGAGGTTTACAAATATCACTTGATACATTGAGACTTGATTGGaatcaaattgaaatattaacagCTGGAtcatttcaacatttttttaatgttaataaaactTATTTAAGTGGTAATCCATTGACAATTGTTGAg gaaggtacatttaaaaattcaaaaattcgtgaactttattttattgattgtgATTTAACTGAAATgacatcatcaaatttaaagGGTCTTGAATTTTCATTGGAATTATTAGATTTATCTGGTAATAATATAACTGATCttccaaataatatttttcaagaatttgattttttaagaaCTCTTAATTttcgtgaaaataaaataacaaaaatttcacCTG TTAAAGTTTTTGCTAGTTTTCAATATTCactttataatattgatttaagtggtaaaataaatggaataatATCACTTCAAGATTTACGTCATATGAGAAATTTacgttatttatcattatcaaaattatcacaaaCGACACTTGGACCAgatgattttaatgaatttggAATGGATATTAAAGAACTTCATATAATACAaagtaatattaatgaaattaaaaatcatgcaTTTACAAATGTACgtggtataaaatatttaaattttgctgaaaattcaatttcgacaattgaaaatgaagCATTTTCGGAAGTTGGACATTCATTACAAATACTTAAATTAGCTCATGCATTATCAATGAATGAAATACCAAGTAAATCATTTAAagatttaacaaatttacaatatcttgatatgagtaataataaaatacgtaCAATGCCAGAtaattcatttcattttttaaaaagaattaaaaaaattgaattacaagataatgaaataagtgaaattaaaaaaggaaCATTTCAA ggTGATATACATTCAACATTAGaagaaattgatttttcatttaatcgTATTTCAAATCTTCAAATTCAtacatttgttgatttatcatcaatgtCATTGATAAATCttgctgataataatattgaaaatattaatagacGTGCATTTATGAATATGAAtcgtttaaaatatataaatttacgtggtaataaaataaaattaatagctgatgaatcatttcaaaatttgccagatcttgaatttcttgatttatcatataataaattaacagaaTTTGATTTTGGCTGGTTTGATCAAGTTGgtacattatcatcatttaaagtTAATTCAAGtcataattcaataattaaattaaaaattgaattatcaacattatcaacaCCAAATAGTATGTATTTTACATCTGGTGGAATAATACAATCAAATATAAGAGTATTAGATTTgagtcataataatattacagaaattgataaattttattttcgtccAGTTGAATATTCATTaacacatttatatttatcaaataatcaattaacaaatatGACACAATTAATATTTGGTAATTTAGCACATTTACAATGGCTTGATTTAcgttttaatgatattatggAAATTGATTatgattgttttaaaaatacaaataatatacagctattattattatcacataataatattatggaTATACCATCTGAATCAtttagaatattaaaaaaattacgtatattagatttatcatataataaattacgtGCATTACCAGATAATATGTTTtctgatatatatttagaaagtTTAGATTTATCACATAATCAATTTATGCGTTTACcaacaaaaacattatttggCTCAGCATCACAATCATTagcatatttaaatattgcatGGAATTTAATATCTGGTGTTCATACAACTGATGCAATATCAAGATTACGT tcattAATTTATCTTGATTTATCATATAATCGTCTTGTTCGTCTTGATGATGGTGTAttttctgaattaaaaaatttaaattatcttgatttaagtcataataaacaattgatacTTGAAACAAGAGGAAGAACATTTCATGGTCTTGAAGATACATTATTAATACTTGGTTTAAgtaatatatcattattaagtGTACCAGAATTACCATTTCATAATTTACGTCATCTTTATCTTGCTAGTAATGAATTAGCAACAATACCAGCTGAACTtgcatcaaatttatcatcattacatGAACTTGATTTAAGTCATAATGATTTAACTGTTGTACCATTAATAACACATACATTATttgaacttaaaaaatttaatttagcatataatccaataacaattataacaaatacaaGTTTTCTTGGTCCAGCTGATAGTCTTGTTGAGCTTGATATTAGAAAATTaccattaattatatttgaaagtGGTGCAATATGTAAAGCTGGTAAATTACGTACATTAAGTATCACTGCCTAtactgatattaaaaattttaatttaccaaatttaCTTGAGCACAATCATGGActtagaaatttattaattgatatacaTAATGATACAAATCTTGAACGTCAAATGAAAGGTTTATTTccaactaaattatttaattttacatttactggtaaaaaatttaatacaattgataaatatatattaaaaggaATGAAAAGTCCACATTTACattttacattatataatacatctgttaaaaaaatatcaagtgatatatttttaattccaaAAACAGTTAGAAatataactatttatttaaataataatgaattaagtACATTGGAAAATCCATCAAATGGTTATAAGCCTGGTGTTgaggataaaaaatttctcatgGGTCTCATTATGGCTGGTAGTCATGTACAGTGTGATTGCAACATTgg atggATTGAAGGATGGCAAAGAAAACAAAGACAATATCGAGAAGATAGATGCTCTAATTTTCCTCATCGTcgttataattttgaaattgatgAAGACAATGAATACAGTTGTTGGGATAATGGCTGGGATGATGATTTACGTGAAGCAttttgttcaaataaaaataatattcctgTTTTAAATGCACTCAAAGATGACATTGAATGTGGATGGTCAACagcatcaacaaataaattcaattataaatttattatttatattttttccttgataataattcatatttaa